The nucleotide sequence GACCTTGAGCGCGGCCCGGGTCGCCTTCAAGGCCGCTCGCGCCGGCTAAAGGCCGCGCGCCTTGGCGCGTGCCGCGGTCGCACCCGCGGCATTGCCGGCACGTTCGCGCGCCAGCGCAACCAGGTTCCAACTGTCGCGTCGCACGAAACTGTCGGGCGCCAGGTCAACGGCTTTCAACGCCAACTGTTCGGCCTCGCCCGCCTGACCCATTTCCAGCCGCAAACGGCCCATCTGGTAATAAATCTCCGGCTCGCGTGGGGCCAAGCGCAAGGCCCGCTCCAAGGTCGCCATGGCCTCGTCATTTTTGCCGCCGCTGGCTTGCTGGTCCGCGGTGTCCAGCAGTTCCAACACCGGCTCCGAAATCGGCGTTGTGCTGGCCGGCTCATCGGCCATCGGCTGCGATTCGATTTTCGCCACCTCAACCGGCTGGGTTTTGCCGCGCACCACGGCCGTGGTGGCCGGCGTCGTGACCGCGGCTGGCACATCAGCCCGCGCCGGGGCCTTGCGCACCCGGTCTTGCTCGCCGGCGTTTTGGGTGCCGTCGATTATCGGCGGCGGTACACGCAAACCCGAGGCACAACCTGCTAACACGAATGACGCCACCACTAAACCAATCCGAATCACACTAACCTCCAAAAATCTGTTTTACCCGACTCCATAGACTCGGGGCGTTGCTGCACTGTCCAGGCTCCGGCATGCGATCGCTTTGTACCACAACTTGCTGGGCGCTGGGGCAGTCGGCACTGGCCAAACGGCCCAGATCATCAACCCAAACGACCTCGACGCCGGCCGGTTGACGAAACCCTAAACCGGCCCCGGGAAAGGTCCGCATGACGTCCAACCACACCAGCCCGGCCCCGGATGAACCGGTCAAGCGCGTGGCCTGGTTATCATCCGAGCCGACCCACACAGCGACCACATTGGCCGCGTCAAAACCGGCAAACCAAGAATCGCGCTGGTCATTACTGGTACCACTTTTACCCGCCACCGAACGCCCAAGACGCTCACCAATAAAGCGCCCGGTGCCGCGTGACATGACTTGGGCCAGCACCTGCTGCAACTGATAGACACCACGCGAATCCAGCCGCGCGCTGGGCTGGGTCGGGTACGGATCGACCCCTTCGCCGTCTGGGCGCAACACCGCGCGTATTAACTTAGGCGGCACTTCAAACCCGTCATTCGCAAACAGGGCGTAAAGCTGGGCGACCTGGTACGGCGACATCAAATGCGCCCCCAGCACCCAACTGGGCAAGTCCGGGTTAACCTCGACGCCCGCGCGCTGGGCAGTTTTTGCCGTCGCGGCAAAGCCCAGCCGCTGAGCCAGCGTAACCGCCGCCAGGTTTTTGCTTTCACTGAGGGCCACGAACAAAGGCACCTGACCGTCAAAGTCACCGCTGTAGTTTTTCGGCTGCCAGACCCCGTCCGAGGTCGTGATCGAAACTGGCACATCGTCGACCGGGCTGAGCGCATTCAGGCCCTGTTCGAACGCATGCAGGTAAACCAGCGGTTTTAGCAACGAGCCAACTTGACGCCGCGCATCCAAGGCACGGTCAAAGCCGATGCCTTGACCGGCGCGATCCCCCAACAGGGCACGAACTTCGCCGGTGCCGGCAGCCAACACCACCGCCGCTGCCTGCAAATTCGATCCGCGGCCGGCTTTTTCAAACTGGGCCAAGCGGGCGCGAGCACTGGCCGCCATCGAGTCCTGCAAAATCGGGTCCAGCGGCGTCAGTACCGTCAGCCCCTCAGTTTCCAGCACGTCTTTGGGGTAGCGCTCTAACAGCGCCTGCTTGACCAGCCTCAGGTAGCCGGGGAAACGCCCTTGCTGGGTGCCAGGACGCTCGCTAACGCCCAATGGCGCAGTCCGTGCTCGGGCGTGCTCCGCGTCACTTAATAAGCCCTCGCGCAGCCATACATCCAACACCGCGTTGCGCCGATTAAGCGCACGTGTCGGGTGCCGGCGCGGGTTAAATGCACTCGGCCCCTTAACCAGACCGACCAGCACGGCCAAATCCGCAGGCGCAAGCTCGGCCAGCGGGCGCGCAAACCAATAAGCCGAGGCGCGCGAAAAGCCATGAATGGCGCGATCGCCACTCTGGCCTAAATACGCTTGGTTGAGGTAGGCCTGCAGGATGAATGCCTTGTCGTAGTGCCATTCCACCAGCAGCGCCATGGCCGCTTCATTGAGCTTGCGGGTCAAGGTTTTATCCCGCGTTAAAAACAAGTTCTTGACCAGCTGCTGCGTCAAGGTGCTGCCGCCTTGAACCACACGCCCTGCTTTGACGTTGGTCACCATCGCCCGCGCCAAACCGCGCACATCCAACCCCAGGTGCTGTTGAAAGCGCCGATCCTCGACCGCCAACAAGCCTTGGCTTAACAGTGCGGGGGTGTCCGCCGCTCGCAACAAGGTTCGGTCCTCGCCCGAACCGGGCACCAAGGTGCCGATCAGCGGCGGCTCCAAACGCGCGATCGCGGCGCCCTCGAGGGTCGCGATGGTGCTGGCGGCAAAGGTTAGGTTCAAGCGCCGCGCAGGCTCCGCCCCGTCTGGAAAGACAAAGCCGCGGGTAAAGACCTGAACGCGATTGCCGGCACGCAAATAGCGCCCCGGTCCCGATGTCGAGGATTTTTGATAGCCTAAACGCCGCAGCTCACCCTCCAGCTGATCCGGTGAGAGGCGCGCCCCTGGGTAGATCTCCAGTGCCCGGGCGTAGATTTTGGCCGGCACCTCCCAACGAAAGTCGTCGAGCACCTGGGTGACCCGCGCATTCAGCCAAATGACCCATAGCGCCACGACCACCGACCCGGTCAATGCAAGTTTTAGGGCCAGTCGAGCCCCACGTTGTTTCGTTTCCATGGGTGCGAGTATAAAGTGATCCGACACTAAACACGTTAGCTAGGAGTCTGTGTGCAGTCAGTGAATCTGTCGGTGCTGAAACAACCTGAGTTTTGGGGCGTCACAGCAGAGCAGTTTGAGATCAAAGAAACCCACTTGAGTTGGGTGTTTTTGGCCGGCGACGACGCCTGGAAACTCAAAAAACCGGTCGCCCTGTACTTTGTGGACACCTCAACATTAGAGAACCGCGCGTTCTTTTGTGACGAAGAAATTCGCCTCAACCGGCGCACCGCGCCGGACTACTACCTCGGCGTGGCCACACTGAATGGCGATCCGGACGCGCCGACCTTGAATGGCAGCGGCGAGCTGCTCGACACGCTGGTCCACATGCGTCGCTGGAACAGCGAACAACAGCTGGACGGGCATCCATTGCTGACCGACGATGCCGCCACGCTGGCGGTCTACCTGGCCCACTATCAAGCCCAGTGTGCGCCGGCGCCGAGCGACTCGCCGTTTGGCGACCCTACCGAGTTGGCCGCCCCGGCGCTGCTCAATTTTCAACAGGTCCAGCCGGTGTTGAGCGAACGCCAAGACCTGGAGCAACTTGAGCAACTCAGCGGTTGGGCGGACGAAGCATTGAAGCGGCTGTGGCCGCGCATGTCCGAGCGCAAAGACCAAGGTCGCGTGCGCGAAGTACACGGTGACCTGCATGCCGGGCACATTATTGTCGATGACTGGGGCTACCATTGCGTCGACTGCGTTGAGTACCGCAGTGAATTTCGCTTCGTCGATGTCATCAGCGAAATCGCCAACTTGGTCATGGATTTGGAAGCGCGCGGCCAGCAGGCATTTGCCAACCGGCTGATTAACGCCTGGTTGGAAACCACCGGCGACTATCACGGCATGTGGGTCTACCTGCCGTACAAAGCCTACCGAGCCATGGTTCGGGCCAAAAGCGCCTTGCTGCAATTGGAACCGGCCAAAATCAGCGCCGAAGCCAGCACAGCGCCGTTGACCCTGTACCGCCAATATGCCGATCGCGCCGAGAGCTACACCCAAGTGGCGCACCGATTTTTGATTATCACCCAGGGCACCATTGGTTGTGGTAAGGGCGAATTGTCCAACCGACTGGTCGAGGATCTGGGCGTCATTCGACTGCGCACCGACGTCGAGCGCCGGCGCATGAACGGCATGGCGATAGACGCCCCGACGGACGCCGAACTGGACGCTGGCATCCACGGCGACGCTGCCAGCGACGAGGTCTATCGTGTCCTCGCCCGTCACGCCGAACAGCTGTTACGCGCCGGTTTCCCGGTGATGGTCTCGGGCAGCTTCCTAAAAGCCAAGCAACGCGAACGTTTCCAGCGCCTGGCCGACGCCCAGGGTGTGTTGATGGTGATCCTGAAATGCGAGCCGCCGAGCGCGTGGGTCGCCCAACAGATCCGCGAGCGCGCCGTCGTCGCAGCCGACACCAATCGCGCCAACCTCAACGTGTTGGCCCACCAGCGCGCAGCCATGGAACCCCTATCGGGTGACGAGGAAACCCGCACACGGGTCATCGACAGCAGCGACAAGGCCGCCGTCGCGGCCCTTAGCACTTCATTAAAACAGGCCTTGCAGCCGCACTATGGATAGCTTTAAGGACCGCGCCATTGACGCCCTGGACGTGGGTTTAAAAACCCTGACGGACAGTTTTGGAGAGGCCAAACGCGACAACCCGGGCGCTGGACTGGCTGATCAGCTGGACGAGCACGAGCGGGCTCATCTGAATGGATTAATGCGCGTCAATCACACCGGCGAGGTATGCGCCCAGGGCTTGTACGCGGGCCAAGCACTGTTTGCGCGCAGCCCAACAACACGTGCCCAGATGCAGCACAGTGCCGACGAAGAAGTCGATCACTTGATTTGGTGCCAATCGGCACTAGCGCGACACCGCGGTCGGCCATCGCGCCTGAATCCGCTGTTTTACGGGGCCAGCTTTGCGATCGGTGCCGGCGCGGCAATGGTTAACGATCAAACCAGCCTAGCGTTCGTACATGCCACCGAAGAAAACGTCGAAGCGCACCTGGCGGACCACCTGACTCAGCTGCCGCCGGGGGCGGCCGCCTCGCGGGCGGTGCTGACACAGATGCAGCAGGACGAATTCGAGCATGGGCAAGCGGCCCTTGAGCAAGGCGGCAAGCCCTTGCCGGCGCTGGTGCGGCGTGCAATGAAACAAGTTGCGCGGGTCATGACCGCGACCGCCTACCGAATTTAGCGCGCGCGCTGCGCAGATGGCAGTGCCTCGAAGCTGTGGGTGATGGTGACGTTGCCCGCGCTCAGCATAAGTGACGCACTGCAGTATTTTTCTGCGCTTAGGGTCACCGCTCGGCTGACTTTGGCTGGGTCCAAGTCATCGCCAAACACTTTGAAATGAACATGGATGTCGGTGTAAACCGCCGGCACCGCATCGGCACGCGTGCCCGATAATTCGACCAGACAGTCGGTGACCGGCTGGCGACTCTTTTTAAGAATCGACATGACGTCAAAGGTGGTGCAACCACCCAAACCCATCAGCAATACCTCCATCGGTCGGGCGCCTGCATTGCGACCGCCATTGGCGGGCGCACCGTCCATCAAAAAACCGTGCCCTGAACCGGATTCGGCAACCATTGCCATGCCGTCCAGCCATTTGATCGTTGCCGTTGTTTGGGCCATCGATTGCTCCAAAGATTGCGAAAGTCGCGAGTCTACGGCAAATGCCTAGGTAGTTCACCGTAGCGCCTAGGTGCAATACCCTGAAACAGTCGACCCAGTAATAGTGATGCCACTCACACACAAGCAGGAACCAGAGTCATGCACAAGTTACTGATGCCGCAACCGGACAAAAACTTGGAGTATTTCCTCTCCCACTGCCACCGGCGCCGCTATCCTGCAAAAAGCACACTGATTTATGCCGGCGATAAGGCCGAGTCTTTGTTTTTCATCATCAAAGGTTCGGTGACCGTCTTGATCGAGGACGACGACGGCCGGGAAATGATTATTGCCTACCTTAACAAGGGCGACTTCATCGGCGAGATGGGCCTGTTCGACGAACACCCCACACGCAGCGCTTGGATTAAAGCCAAAACCGAATGCGAAGTGGCGGAAATTAGCTACGCCAAGTTCAAAGAAGTCATCCGCGAAGACCCGGAGTTCTTTTTACGCATCGGCCAACAAATGGCCCATCGCCTGCGCGACACCACCGGCAAAGTCGGCAGCCTGGCGTTCTTGGACGTGACCGGCCGGGTCGCACGAACTCTGCTAGAGTTAACCCGCGAGCCGGACGCCATGACCCACCCGGACGGCATGCAAATTAAGATCACTCGCCAGGAGATTGGACGCATTGTTGGTTGTTCACGGGAAATGGTTGGCCGGGTACTCAAAAACCTGGAAGAGCAGGGCCTGGTCCAGGTCTCCGGTAAAACCATGGTCGTTTACGGCACCCGCTAATGCTAGCGCCTGAGGCTGCGCACTGGCTGCGCGGTCAGGGCCTCGAACAAGTCCAAGCGCGCTCGGCCCTCGGCGCCAGCGCGTCCAGTCAAGTCAGTCGCTACCGGTTCATCCAAGGCACCTCGGTCATTTGGAAAGAGCAGCCAGGCATGAGCTTTGATTTTTTCCAAGCCGAAGCCGATGGTCTTGCGGCACTGCGCGCGGCGACAAGCTTGCGCGTGCCGCGCGTCTATTTTGTCGGTGAAGATGGTTTGCTAATGGAAGACCTCAACCCGGCACCCAGCTCGCCGCGGTACTGGGAATCGCTCGGCCGTGGCCTCGCCGAACTGCACCAATTCCGAGGCCCTCACTTTGGATTTAGTGGCGACAACTATTGCGGACTCGGCCCTCAGATCAATTCACCCTGCGCGGACGGACACGAATTTTTCGCGACCCGGCGGCTACTGCCACAGGCCCAGCGCGCGACGGAACGCGGCCTCCTCGGCGGCGACTTGTTACGCCAAATAGAGCAGCTATGCCAGCGACTGCCTGAATTGATTCCGCCGGCACCGGCGGTACTGGTGCATGGCGACCTTTGGAGCGGCAATGTCATTGCCGATGAACAAGGGGAACCGGCATTGATTGATCCGGCCGCGTATTGGGGCTGGGCCGAGTCGGACCTGGCCATGACCTGTCAATTTGGCGGATTTGCCGGCCGCTTTTACGATGCCTACCAAGAAGCCAGCGGCATGAACGGCGAGTGGCGATCACGCGCCGAGCTACTCAACCTGTACCACCAACTCAACCACTTAAACCTGTTTGGCACGCTGTATGCCGAGACCGTAAACAGCACCTTAGCTCGCTATCGTTGAGTATTACTCCTACACTCAAGTCAGATGAAATCGCTCGTACTGACAACGCTGCTGCTAGCCAGCGCACCCCTTTACGCCTCCACCACCTGGGTCATTGCGTCAGCGTCTGCGACTGACCCTTGGACCAGTCAAGTGCTGGTCGCACTCGGCCGCAATCTGCCGGCCAGTCATCAGCTTGAAAGCTATTTTTTGGATGGCGGTAATGCCGCCATCGCCTTGCCGGACGAGCGCCCGACTCACTTAGTGTTGCTGGGCGACCAAGCCGGCCAATGGCACGCCGCCCACCCCCGCGCGCCCATGCCCAGCGCCCAAGTCCGCATCAGCGCTAAAAACGATCGCGACAACGCTTGGACACAGATCATTCAACGCCCTAATTTTGGTCGCGAACTGACGTTACTGCGCGCCATAGCCCCCGACATTGAAACGATCGCCGTGCTCAGCCAAGCAAATGCACCGATGCGCGAATTGGCGCAACATTCGATCGCGCGTGCCGGCTTTGGCGGCGCGGACTTGGCCCAGGCCCGTCCAGAACACACCGCAATTTTGGACCTGACTCAAGGACAGGCGACCGACTACCGAGCTCGCGGTTTTCTGGTGCTGTCGCCATGGCGCGGCGATATCGGTTATAGCGCCCATCTAGGCGGCTCGTTGGACGGTGAACAAGCCGGTGAACTGCTGGCCAAAACACTTGTCGCCGCCGGCGCTCAATCGACAGCGGTCCAACTACTGCAAGTCAGCACCCAAAAAATTTGGGCCGACTATGCCGGCCTCGCCGACCTTGGCATTCGACCAAGCCGGGGTGACGAACAAACCCGCTGGGTCAATCACCAAGGCGTCACCTTCCAAGACCGGGCCGCCTCCGGCGTGTTCTTTTTGATTGGACTGCTGATCGTGTTGCTAATGGGCGTCAGTTGGCTCGCGATCCGCTTGCAGCAACAGCGCCACGCCCAGCAAGCGCTTAACCGCCTGGCCTTAAGTGATTCACTCACGGGTTTGTCCAATCGCGAAGGCTTTATCACCCAGGTCGACGCGCGGATGGCGCACTGGGAGCGCGATCAACGCCACGGCCTGGTGTTTATCGACATAGACCGGTTCCGTAATGTTAACGACCGCTACGGCCACGACGTCGGCAACACCGTGATTCGACTGATGGCCGAACGTCTATCGCAGCTTGTCCGGACTCGGGATTTTGTCGCGCGCTTATCGGCAGACCAATTCGGGGTCTTTTTAACTCAGGTCAACGACAACCAGGGTGTCGAGCAGATCATGGACAAGCTGTGCGAGGCCATTCGACTGCCGGTTGTCATTGGCGAACTCAATGTCAGTATTGGCGCCAGCCTTGGGATCGCCATTTTCCCAGATCACGGCGACACCGCCATTGGGCTGCTACGGCGCGCCGAGAGCGCCATGAGCAGCGCCAAGCAAATTGACGAAACCAGCTGGAGTCAGTACGACGACGCCCTGCGCGAAAGCCAAGACCTGGCCACGCAAATGGCAGAGGACTTGCGCGATGCGCTGGCCAACAACGGCCTGCACCTGGTTTATCAGCCAATTGTTAACTTGGATGACGACAGCATGTCCGGGGTCGAAGCCTTGATGCGCTGGCAGCACCCCAGCCTAGGTATGGTGCCACCACCGGAGATACTCAAAATTGCCCGCGAAAGCGGTCAACTGCTGGCGTTAGGTGACTGCATCCTGATGGCGGCCTGCCGCCAAGGCCATGCCTGGCAGCGGCTGGGGCACGAGTTGCGAATGAACGTTAACGTGACCCCGGAGCAGTTTAGCGACACCGGACTGGTCGCCCGCGTTCAACAGATGCTGTTTGAAAGCGGCATGGACCCACGCCTGCTAACACTCGAAATTACCGAGGATGCGACATTGGAGCAGCCAGCCCAGGCCGAGGCTGCGCTGGAACGCCTGAATGCAATCGGCGTGACCGCCGCAATTGATGATTTTGGCACCGGCTATTCATCCCTTGGACGGCTCAAGCGCTTTAAACTACGGGCGCTAAAAATTGACCGCTCGTTCGTCACCGACCTGGCCACCGACCAGAACGACCGCGCCATCAACCGCGCCATTGTTCAAATTGCCCAGAGCATGAACATCAAGGTGGTAGCAGAGGGAATCGAGACCGCCGAACAGCTGATGCTGCTGCGCCTTGAAGGTTGTGACTACGGTCAGGGCTACCTGTTCAGTAAACCCATCGACGCGCGCAGCGTAATCGAGTTAAAACTGAGTAATCCATGGCAAAAATCGGCTTAATTCTAGCCCTTGCTGGCTGTATTTTTGGGCCCCTACTGGTTCGGGCCGGACTGCCTTACCGGTTAGGGCTTGGGCTGTTTACACTGGGGACCTTATTGGCGGCCGGCTTGGGGCTTTGGCTGGCGCGCGAAAATCTGTGGGCATTGCTGGGTGCGGTACCGCTGGTGCTGGTTGCGCCGATGGTGTTGAAGGCGCTGTCATTGCCGCCGATTGCCGATGTCATGACGCGGCTACAACCTGCGATTGAGTTTATCGTCCCACCGCCGGGTGACAATGACCTGGCGATTAGCGCCGCGGTCGGCGATGCCCATCGCAATCACTACCATGACCTGCGCACACGCGTAGATGCCGACTCGCCGCGTACGTGGATACTGGCCTATGCAGAGCGCGCGGGTTGGGTGCTGACCCAGGAACGCGAACAGGCGCTGCAGTTCGAAGTGCGGTCGCGGATTTTTGGTTTTACCGATGATGTGGTGGTGCGCTGGGCCGCCGATGGCGACAACGTCCGCGTCGACGCCAGATCACGCTCCCGCGTTGGCGTCAGCGATCTAGGGGCCAACGCAAAACGACTGCGTGCGCTGCTAGGCGTCGCCGCGGACTAATACCGCGCAGGCTGCACGCACGCTCTCCGCGTGTTCGGACTCAAGTTTCATCCGTTCCAGATCCAAACGCATGCGCGTTTGCTTGTCCAACGCGTTGCGCGCGTCCTTGATTGGCTGATCCGCCAGAGCCTCAGCCATCACTAAAATCGCACGCAAATCGCTGCGTTGTAACCAACTGGTGTCAACCGCGTCCAGCAACGGCTTCAACCGCAATGCCCCTTCACTCACATCGCATTGCTCGGACATCACCGCGCGAGCAATCGCATCGACACTGACCTGCAGATTGGCCAGGCGCGCCTGCGTCGCCGCCGCCTTGGCCTCGTCCTGGGCCTTGACCTTGGTCAATTCGCGCCACGCAACCCAAGCAAGCCCTGCAATAACCGCCAAGCCTGCCGCAATCATCCATCCAACAGTCGCACTCATTCGCCGAACAACCCAGCAAGGGCCTGGCCCGGATCGGGCTGGCGCATGAAGGCTTCGCCGACCAAGAACCCACGCACGTCATGGGCATGCATCTGGGCGACATCGGCGGCATTCAAAATGCCCGATTCCGTGACTACAAAGCGATCCGCGGGAATCCTGGGCAACAGCTCGATCGTGGTCTGCAAACTGGTCGTAAAGGAACGCAAGTCGCGGTTGTTGATACCCAAGATGCCACTGGGCAGCGCCAACGCACGATCCAGCTCGTGACCGTCGTGGACCTCGACCAGCGTATCCAAACCCAAGTCGGTGGCGCACTGCTGCAAACTGGCGGCCTGGGCATCATCCAGCACCGCCATAATCAGCAGCACACAATCGGCTCCAAGCGCGGCCGCCTCGACGACCTGATAGCTGTCACAAACAAAGTCTTTACGCAGCACCGGCAAATCACAGGCCGCGCGCGCCGCCAACAAATAGTCGTCCGCGCCTTGAAAGAAGTCTCGATCCGTCAGCACCGACAAACAAGCGGCACCGCCGGCCTGGTATTGACTGGCATGCAATGCCGGCTGGAAATCCTCGCGAATGATGCCCTTGGATGGGCTCGCCCGTTTGATTTCAGCGATCACCGCGCTGTCGCCGGCTAGCGCTTTGGCCAACAAGGCGCGTTCAAAACCGCGCGCGATATGGCCCTGAGCTCGGGTCAACAAAACGGCTTCGCTGGTGGCGGATTTAAGCGCCGCGACTTCCTCGGCCTTGCGCGCCATGATGGTGTCTAAAATAGTAGCCATTAAAATTCCTGAGTCATTGCAGCCAGTGACGACAAACGCTGGGCGGCCTCGCTGGAGGCCATGACGGCGCGCGCAGTGGTGACACCTGCGGCCATGCTCGGCGCTAGCCCACTGACATAAATAGCCGCACCGGCATTGAGGGCGACGATATTAGATTCGGGGCCGGGGACGCCGTTCAAGGCGTTCATGACCAGGCGGTGACTTTCGGCGACGTCACGCACCGCCAAGTTCTCGAGTGAGCCCGCGGCGTCATAGTCGGCCGGGTCCAGGCGCCATGTCGTGACCTCGCCGTCCTTTAGTTCGGCAACCAGAGTCGGCGTTGCGATCGAGATTTCATCAAGCCCATCGTCCGAGTGCACCACCATGACGTGATTTGAGCCCAGCGCTTTGAGCACATGCGCCATCGGTTCGACCCAGTCAGCGCTAAAAACGCCCAGTACCTGGTTGGGCGCGCCGGCTGGATTGGTCAGCGGCCCTAGCAAGTTAAAGACCGTACGCACGGCCATTTCTTTGCGCGGCCCGATGGCGTGTTTCATGGCGCTGTGGTGGGACGGCGCAAACATAAAGCCGACACCCAAACGGTCAACGCAGGCCTTGACCTGCTCGGCATTCAAATCCAAGCGGACGCCCACGTGCTCCAATAAATCGGCGCTGCCGGTGGTACTGGAAACCGAGCGGTTACCGTGTTTTGCGACCTGAGCGCCGGCGGCCGCGGCGACAAATGCGCTGGCGGTTGAGACATTAAATATCGACGACCCATCGCCGCCGGTGCCGCAGGTGTCGACCAAGTGTTCGCCGTCGATGCTGACCTTTGAGGACAGCTCGCGCATCACCTCGGCGGCCGCGGTGATCTCGTCAACGCTCTCGCCTTTGAGC is from Litorivicinus lipolyticus and encodes:
- a CDS encoding tetratricopeptide repeat protein — its product is MIRIGLVVASFVLAGCASGLRVPPPIIDGTQNAGEQDRVRKAPARADVPAAVTTPATTAVVRGKTQPVEVAKIESQPMADEPASTTPISEPVLELLDTADQQASGGKNDEAMATLERALRLAPREPEIYYQMGRLRLEMGQAGEAEQLALKAVDLAPDSFVRRDSWNLVALARERAGNAAGATAARAKARGL
- a CDS encoding transglycosylase domain-containing protein, with translation METKQRGARLALKLALTGSVVVALWVIWLNARVTQVLDDFRWEVPAKIYARALEIYPGARLSPDQLEGELRRLGYQKSSTSGPGRYLRAGNRVQVFTRGFVFPDGAEPARRLNLTFAASTIATLEGAAIARLEPPLIGTLVPGSGEDRTLLRAADTPALLSQGLLAVEDRRFQQHLGLDVRGLARAMVTNVKAGRVVQGGSTLTQQLVKNLFLTRDKTLTRKLNEAAMALLVEWHYDKAFILQAYLNQAYLGQSGDRAIHGFSRASAYWFARPLAELAPADLAVLVGLVKGPSAFNPRRHPTRALNRRNAVLDVWLREGLLSDAEHARARTAPLGVSERPGTQQGRFPGYLRLVKQALLERYPKDVLETEGLTVLTPLDPILQDSMAASARARLAQFEKAGRGSNLQAAAVVLAAGTGEVRALLGDRAGQGIGFDRALDARRQVGSLLKPLVYLHAFEQGLNALSPVDDVPVSITTSDGVWQPKNYSGDFDGQVPLFVALSESKNLAAVTLAQRLGFAATAKTAQRAGVEVNPDLPSWVLGAHLMSPYQVAQLYALFANDGFEVPPKLIRAVLRPDGEGVDPYPTQPSARLDSRGVYQLQQVLAQVMSRGTGRFIGERLGRSVAGKSGTSNDQRDSWFAGFDAANVVAVWVGSDDNQATRLTGSSGAGLVWLDVMRTFPGAGLGFRQPAGVEVVWVDDLGRLASADCPSAQQVVVQSDRMPEPGQCSNAPSLWSRVKQIFGG
- a CDS encoding bifunctional aminoglycoside phosphotransferase/ATP-binding protein, which encodes MQSVNLSVLKQPEFWGVTAEQFEIKETHLSWVFLAGDDAWKLKKPVALYFVDTSTLENRAFFCDEEIRLNRRTAPDYYLGVATLNGDPDAPTLNGSGELLDTLVHMRRWNSEQQLDGHPLLTDDAATLAVYLAHYQAQCAPAPSDSPFGDPTELAAPALLNFQQVQPVLSERQDLEQLEQLSGWADEALKRLWPRMSERKDQGRVREVHGDLHAGHIIVDDWGYHCVDCVEYRSEFRFVDVISEIANLVMDLEARGQQAFANRLINAWLETTGDYHGMWVYLPYKAYRAMVRAKSALLQLEPAKISAEASTAPLTLYRQYADRAESYTQVAHRFLIITQGTIGCGKGELSNRLVEDLGVIRLRTDVERRRMNGMAIDAPTDAELDAGIHGDAASDEVYRVLARHAEQLLRAGFPVMVSGSFLKAKQRERFQRLADAQGVLMVILKCEPPSAWVAQQIRERAVVAADTNRANLNVLAHQRAAMEPLSGDEETRTRVIDSSDKAAVAALSTSLKQALQPHYG
- the coq7 gene encoding 2-polyprenyl-3-methyl-6-methoxy-1,4-benzoquinone monooxygenase; translation: MDSFKDRAIDALDVGLKTLTDSFGEAKRDNPGAGLADQLDEHERAHLNGLMRVNHTGEVCAQGLYAGQALFARSPTTRAQMQHSADEEVDHLIWCQSALARHRGRPSRLNPLFYGASFAIGAGAAMVNDQTSLAFVHATEENVEAHLADHLTQLPPGAAASRAVLTQMQQDEFEHGQAALEQGGKPLPALVRRAMKQVARVMTATAYRI
- a CDS encoding OsmC family protein, which codes for MAQTTATIKWLDGMAMVAESGSGHGFLMDGAPANGGRNAGARPMEVLLMGLGGCTTFDVMSILKKSRQPVTDCLVELSGTRADAVPAVYTDIHVHFKVFGDDLDPAKVSRAVTLSAEKYCSASLMLSAGNVTITHSFEALPSAQRAR
- the crp gene encoding cAMP-activated global transcriptional regulator CRP is translated as MHKLLMPQPDKNLEYFLSHCHRRRYPAKSTLIYAGDKAESLFFIIKGSVTVLIEDDDGREMIIAYLNKGDFIGEMGLFDEHPTRSAWIKAKTECEVAEISYAKFKEVIREDPEFFLRIGQQMAHRLRDTTGKVGSLAFLDVTGRVARTLLELTREPDAMTHPDGMQIKITRQEIGRIVGCSREMVGRVLKNLEEQGLVQVSGKTMVVYGTR
- a CDS encoding fructosamine kinase family protein, which gives rise to MLAPEAAHWLRGQGLEQVQARSALGASASSQVSRYRFIQGTSVIWKEQPGMSFDFFQAEADGLAALRAATSLRVPRVYFVGEDGLLMEDLNPAPSSPRYWESLGRGLAELHQFRGPHFGFSGDNYCGLGPQINSPCADGHEFFATRRLLPQAQRATERGLLGGDLLRQIEQLCQRLPELIPPAPAVLVHGDLWSGNVIADEQGEPALIDPAAYWGWAESDLAMTCQFGGFAGRFYDAYQEASGMNGEWRSRAELLNLYHQLNHLNLFGTLYAETVNSTLARYR
- a CDS encoding putative bifunctional diguanylate cyclase/phosphodiesterase, whose product is MKSLVLTTLLLASAPLYASTTWVIASASATDPWTSQVLVALGRNLPASHQLESYFLDGGNAAIALPDERPTHLVLLGDQAGQWHAAHPRAPMPSAQVRISAKNDRDNAWTQIIQRPNFGRELTLLRAIAPDIETIAVLSQANAPMRELAQHSIARAGFGGADLAQARPEHTAILDLTQGQATDYRARGFLVLSPWRGDIGYSAHLGGSLDGEQAGELLAKTLVAAGAQSTAVQLLQVSTQKIWADYAGLADLGIRPSRGDEQTRWVNHQGVTFQDRAASGVFFLIGLLIVLLMGVSWLAIRLQQQRHAQQALNRLALSDSLTGLSNREGFITQVDARMAHWERDQRHGLVFIDIDRFRNVNDRYGHDVGNTVIRLMAERLSQLVRTRDFVARLSADQFGVFLTQVNDNQGVEQIMDKLCEAIRLPVVIGELNVSIGASLGIAIFPDHGDTAIGLLRRAESAMSSAKQIDETSWSQYDDALRESQDLATQMAEDLRDALANNGLHLVYQPIVNLDDDSMSGVEALMRWQHPSLGMVPPPEILKIARESGQLLALGDCILMAACRQGHAWQRLGHELRMNVNVTPEQFSDTGLVARVQQMLFESGMDPRLLTLEITEDATLEQPAQAEAALERLNAIGVTAAIDDFGTGYSSLGRLKRFKLRALKIDRSFVTDLATDQNDRAINRAIVQIAQSMNIKVVAEGIETAEQLMLLRLEGCDYGQGYLFSKPIDARSVIELKLSNPWQKSA
- a CDS encoding DUF1499 domain-containing protein; amino-acid sequence: MAKIGLILALAGCIFGPLLVRAGLPYRLGLGLFTLGTLLAAGLGLWLARENLWALLGAVPLVLVAPMVLKALSLPPIADVMTRLQPAIEFIVPPPGDNDLAISAAVGDAHRNHYHDLRTRVDADSPRTWILAYAERAGWVLTQEREQALQFEVRSRIFGFTDDVVVRWAADGDNVRVDARSRSRVGVSDLGANAKRLRALLGVAAD